A stretch of Puniceicoccaceae bacterium DNA encodes these proteins:
- a CDS encoding LptF/LptG family permease yields MTILRRYILSEVLLATIGAMLFFCVILVGGNVLRDLAARLAEGRLSLTMFFQLFGLLIPYIFSFSLPLGFLAGVLIGLGRLSSNREIIAMKATGSSLWDISLPILILAALGSILAGFTNNYVAPTARATYKTLLVEALREDPLRFFETGVLSREFPGYIFFIQENDHGRLKGFWLWELDSEDRPSFFIRADYGEIRYEREKDALILTLRNGLAEQWPRAEKQGGLMEGATVFFEEFPVELPLSYSLGAAKVEKTMSQLTLSEMLQMLRGTRPLPDRAANNPERYLRKLKVEISNNFSLAASILALATIGIPLAIRTGRKETYANAMLALALGLVYYFFVSMISSLDIPSRFAPELLIWLPNIAVIGIGIALMRRVYLH; encoded by the coding sequence GTGACGATACTGCGACGCTACATACTGAGCGAAGTGCTCCTTGCGACCATCGGCGCGATGCTGTTTTTCTGTGTCATCCTGGTAGGTGGTAACGTCCTGCGCGACTTGGCCGCGCGTTTGGCAGAAGGACGCTTGTCCCTGACCATGTTTTTCCAGCTGTTCGGCTTGCTCATTCCCTACATCTTTTCCTTCTCCCTGCCACTGGGGTTTCTTGCGGGTGTGCTCATCGGACTGGGACGCCTGTCTTCAAACCGCGAAATCATTGCCATGAAGGCAACTGGCAGCAGCCTGTGGGACATCAGCCTGCCCATTCTGATTCTGGCCGCACTGGGTTCGATACTCGCCGGATTCACCAACAACTATGTCGCACCCACGGCGCGTGCGACCTACAAAACACTCTTGGTTGAAGCTCTTCGAGAGGACCCACTTCGATTTTTCGAAACCGGAGTGCTCAGCCGGGAATTTCCGGGTTACATCTTCTTTATCCAGGAGAACGACCATGGTCGCCTTAAGGGGTTTTGGCTTTGGGAGCTGGATTCCGAGGACCGACCCTCCTTTTTCATTCGAGCCGACTACGGTGAGATTCGCTACGAGCGGGAAAAGGACGCCCTGATCCTCACCCTTCGCAATGGCCTGGCGGAACAATGGCCCCGCGCAGAAAAGCAAGGTGGGCTCATGGAGGGTGCGACGGTTTTTTTTGAGGAGTTTCCCGTGGAACTTCCCCTTAGCTACAGCCTGGGAGCAGCGAAGGTTGAGAAAACAATGTCGCAGTTAACACTGTCTGAAATGCTGCAGATGCTCAGAGGCACCCGACCACTTCCGGATCGGGCCGCCAACAATCCCGAACGCTACCTGAGAAAACTGAAAGTGGAAATCAGCAATAATTTTTCATTGGCAGCCTCCATCCTGGCACTCGCGACCATTGGGATTCCGTTGGCGATTCGAACCGGACGTAAAGAAACCTACGCAAACGCGATGCTCGCACTGGCATTAGGCTTGGTCTACTACTTTTTTGTCAGCATGATTTCATCACTGGACATTCCTTCCCGTTTCGCCCCAGAACTTCTGATCTGGTTACCCAATATCGCTGTGATTGGAATCGGGATTGCGCTGATGCGACGGGTTTACCTGCACTGA